The following are encoded in a window of Microcaecilia unicolor chromosome 14, aMicUni1.1, whole genome shotgun sequence genomic DNA:
- the RXFP4 gene encoding relaxin-3 receptor 2, whose amino-acid sequence MHTNVSHLAEPSNNSVSGSADNSTDDAASIPMNNLLSLRICISICYSLVCMVGLLGNGLVMYLIRSRKGRSPPIDVFVFYLALTDFQFALTLPFWAVETLLDFSWPFGNTMCKIVLTMTMVNIYTNVFLLVAMSITRYWSVASAVSPRFRLSARTAKWITLGLWVVAVSATTPTAIFAVAKDVHGEKLCLLKFPDLRWLGVYHLHKIIVAFILPVVIITSSYLMLCQFLNQHYLKVNHLRTRREITNSILLLVLVFFICWLPNHAATFWGVLMKFDVVPYSSAYNYFHTYIFPATTCLAHSSSCLNPLVYYLLRRKCRKTLNSTMFKAANYLFSCLSTSGPKRSKEHTQAAMLLNPKDSLSCPQQSSHRSSKKCCLTSTVRMCMEKIAVSCHYVAISLCFCRFICVILSSVPFVSCTLVGFPYVKKKNCVGPRDLPSNPQLLPDI is encoded by the coding sequence ATGCATACCAATGTTTCCCATCTGGCTGAGCCTAGTAATAACTCTGTATCTGGTTCTGCAGACAACAGCACAGATGATGCTGCATCTATCCCCATGAACAATTTATTGAGCCTGCGCATATGCATCTCCATATGCTACTCCTTGGTGTGCATGGTTGGGCTCCTGGGGAATGGATTAGTCATGTACTTGATCAGGTCAAGGAAAGGTCGCAGTCCTCCTATCGATGTTTTTGTCTTCTACCTGGCTCTCACTGATTTCCAATTCGCTCTCACCTTGCCCTTCTGGGCTGTGGAAACCTTATTGGACTTCAGCTGGCCCTTTGGCAACACCATGTGCAAGATTGTCTTGACTATGACTATGGTCAACATCTATACCAATGTTTTCTTACTGGTAGCCATGAGTATAACTAGGTATTGGTCAGTGGCCTCAGCTGTAAGTCCTAGGTTCCGTCTTTCTGCTCGCACTGCCAAGTGGATCACCTTGGGTCTTTGGGTTGTTGCAGTGTCCGCTACTACTCCCACAGCAATCTTTGCTGTGGCTAAGGATGTGCATGGGGAGAAACTGTGTCTGCTTAAGTTTCCAGATCTCAGATGGCTCGGTGTCTACCACCTGCACAAAATCATTGTAGCCTTCATCTTACCAGTAGTGATTATCACCTCCTCGTACCTGATGCTATGTCAGTTCCTTAACCAACACTACCTGAAAGTCAACCATCTGAGGACACGACGAGAAATCACCAATTCCATCCTGCTCCTGGTCTTGGTATTTTTCATCTGTTGGCTCCCTAATCACGCAGCCACTTTCTGGGGTGTGTTGATGAAGTTTGACGTTGTGCCTTATAGCTCAGCCTATAATTATTTCCATACCTACATCTTCCCAGCCACCACCTGTCTGGCTCACAGCAGCAGCTGCCTCAACCCACTCGTTTACTATTTGTTGAGGAGGAAGTGTAGAAAAACTCTGAACAGCACCATGTTCAAAGCAGCCAACTATTTGTTCTCCTGCTTGTCCACCTCTGGCCCCAAGCGAAGCAAAGAGCACACACAAGCTGCTATGCTTCTGAATCCAAAGGACAGCCTCAGCTGCCCCCAACAGTCATCCCACAGGAGCAGCAAGAAATGTTGTTTGACATCCACAGTAAGGATGTGCATGGAAAAAATTGCAGTTTCTTGTCACTACGTTGCTATATCATTGTGTTTCtgtcgtttcatttgtgtcatttTAAGCTCTGTCCCATTTGTTTCATGTACGTTGGTTGGTTTTCCTtatgttaaaaagaaaaattgtGTTGGACCCAGGGACCTTCCTTCTAATCCCCAACTCCTAcctgacatttaa